Genomic segment of Sphingopyxis sp. QXT-31:
AGCGCCAGCACCAGCGAGATCAGCAGGATCGAGAGGATCAGCGGCACGAAACCCCACAGCACGAGCCGGTTCGCGGTACCCTGCCCGTGCAGTTCCGATACCGTGCTCGACAAGGCAACGAGCAGCAGGAAAGGAAATATCCCCGCCTCGACCGCCAGCCAGCTGCCGAGCGCGACCTGCTTGTTGCCCAGCACCCCGGCGAGCACGACCATGCCGCCATAGATGATCGTGAATAGGAAGAGCGAGGGCGAGAGCGTGCGCGGCAGCGCCGTCGATGAGGTGTCGGTCATGCCGCCCGATAGTCGGTTTTACGGATGCTGGAAAGTCCGAGAAGCGCGGCTCGCCGCGCGCCCCTTGCCCCGCCGCCAAAGCCCGCTAGACAGACGCAATATATTTGCGGGGGACGCACAGAAATTATGGAAAGCCTGATCGGTCTGCTCGGCATCGTCGCATTGCTTGCGATCGCCGTGCTGTTTTCGTCGAACCGCCGCTGGATTCGCCCGCGCGTCGTCGTGCCCGCCTTCCTGCTGCAAGCGGGGTTCGCGATCCTGGTGCTCGGCACGCCGTGGGGCCGTGTCGTCATCGGGGCAATGTCGACCGGCGTCTCGAACCTTTTGAGCTATGCCGACGAGGGCACGAAATTCCTGTTCGGCGAAGTGCTGACCCAGCCACCCTATGGCAAGGCGGTGTTCGCGATCGGCGCGCTGCCGGTGATCGTCTTCTTCGCGTCGCTGATCTCGGTCCTCTATTATCTGGGCGTGATGCAGCAGATCATCAAATGGGTCGGCGGCGGCATCCAGAAGATCACGGGCGTGACGAAGGTCGAGAGCCTGGGCGCCGCGGCGAACATCTTCGTGGGACAGAGCGAGAGCCCGCTGGTCATCCGGCCCTATCTGGCGGGGCTGACCCCGTCGCAGCTGTTCACGATAATGACCGTCGGCATGGCGGGGGTCGCGGGCACGATCCTCGGCGCCTATGCGGGGATGATCGGCGAGCATCTGCTCCCCTATCTGCTCGCGGCGAGCTTCATGTCGGCGCCGGGCGGTATCCTGATGGCGAAGATCATGATGCCCGACGATCCCAAGGATATCGGGATCGAGCCGATCGTGATGCCCGAGGCGAGCCACGACGAGGAAAAGCCCGCGAACATCATCATGGCCGCGGCGCAGGGTGCACAGACCGGCGTCAAGCTGGCGGTCGCGGTGGGCGCGGTGGTGCTCGCCTTCGTCGCGCTGGTCGCGCTGGCGAATGGCCTGCTCGCCGGGATCGGCGGCTGGTTCGATGTCGAGGGGCTGTCGTTCCAGTCGATCATCGGCCAGATCTTCCGCCCCGTAATGTGGCTGATGGGGGTGCCCTGGGCCGAATCGGACGCGGTCGGCGCACTGTTCGGCAGCAAGATCGTGCTCAACGAATTCGTCGCCTTCATCGACCTCGGCAATATGCAGAAGGCGGGCGGATTGTCGCCGACGTCGATCGCCATCGGCACCTTTGCGCTCTGCGGTTTCGCCAATTTCAGCTCGATCGCGATCCAGATGGCAGTCACCGGCAGCCTCGCGCCGAACCAGCGGCCGATGATCGCCAAGCTGGGGTTGAAGGCGCTGCTCGCGGGAAGCCTGTCGAACCTGATGTCGGCGGCGCTCGCGGGGCTGATCCTGAGCGTGACGCCGCCGTTGACGACGCCGGAGGATAAGGCGCCGGTGGCGGTGCCCGCGGCTGCGCCCGCGAGCGCGCCCGCCACCGCTCCGCCCGCCACCGAGTCAGCGCCGGCTGCGCCTACGGACACGGCGGCGCCCAAGCAGCCCTGAGCGGACGGCGGCCCATACCGATGATATTTGCGCGCTTTCCCCGCATGCGGTAAACTCGGCTCCAGCAACGAGTCTCCGGGTCACAGCAGCAGGGAGAGCGTTATGAAAGCCGTCCATCGTCTGTCCATCGCCGGCGCCTTCGCGGCGTCGCTGACCGGGGGGCTGCTCGCCGTCTCGGCCGCGCAAACCCCCGAAGAGCGCATGTACCGCCCACCCGAGGCCACCATCTATCGCGACGCGGGCTATCGCGGCCCCGCGGTGTTCGTCGGCGAGGCCAAGACCAATTTGGGGCTCGCCTGGCCGGTCAATTCGGTGCGCATCGCGAGCGGCCGCTGGGAGCTATGCGAAAGGACGCGCTATCGCGGGCAGTGCCGCACCGTCGAGCGCGACACGCCAATGCTGGGCAGCGTGCTGCGCGGGATGACCGTCCAGTCGATGCGCCCGGTCCGCGGCGGCGGGGGGGGCGGCGGATGGAACCCCAATCCCCCCGCGAACGATCAGAGCACGCGCGGCCAATTCGCCGAGTTCCACACCCAGCCCGGTACCAACGGCACTCGCGTGCTTGCCTGCACCAGCGGCTCGGCGACCGCGGCCTGCGCCGCGCGCAGCGCCGACACATGGTGCCGCTCGATCGGCTGGAACGGGTCGGCGCGCGAGCATATGGAGACGGTGAACCGCCGCGAATATCTGGCCGACGTGCTGTGCGTCCGCTCGGGTTATTGAGCGGCGGTCAGAGGCTCATTCCGGCGAAAGCGGCGCGAACCTCGCGGGCGAAGAGTTCTGGCTGCTCCCACGCGGCAAAATGGCCTCCTTTGTCGAGTTCGTTCCAGTAAACGATATTCTTGTAGCGACCCTCGGCCCAGCGGCGCGACAGGCGCATGATCTCGTTGGGGAAGAGGCTGCACCCGGTCGGCACATGGATCTCGCCGAAGCCGAACTGAGCGAAACTGTGCCAATAGAGCCGCGCCGACGAGGCCGCGCTGTTGGTGAGCCAGTAGAGGCTGACGGTGTCGAGCATCGCGTCGCGGCTGAGCGCCTTTTCGGGGTGACCCCCGATCGACTGGCCGCCGGGGTGGTGGCCGCAATCGGTCCAGCCGTGGCATTTCTCGACGATCCAGCACATCTGCCCGACGGGCGAGTCGGCGAGCGCGTAACCGATCGTCTGCGGCCGCGTCGCCTGCTGCGTCGAATAGCCATTGTCCTTGGCGCGGTACCAGCCGAAGCGCGCGAGATAGGCCTTCTCGTCGTCGGTGAGGTCGGTCATCGTCGCGGGGTCGGGCTGGCCGACGATCATGTTGACGTGGATGCCCGCGCAGCGGTCGGCATGGTTGCCGCCGATCGCGCAGGTCACCGCGCTGCCCCAGTCGCCGCCCTGCGCGAAATAGCGGTCGTAGCCGAGCGCCGCCATCAGCGCGTCCCATCCAGCGGCGATATGCTCGACGCTCCATTTGGCCTCGGTCGGCTTGCCCGAAAAGCCGTAGCCGGGGAGCGAGGGGATCACGAGATGATAGTCGGCCGACAGGGGCTCGATCACATCGAGGAATTCGAGCACCGACCCCGGCCAGCCGTGGGTCAGGATAAGCGGCCGCGCGGCGACATTATCCGAGCGGATGTGGAGGAAATGGATGTCGAGGCCATCGACGGTCGCGAGAAAATTGGGATGCGCGTTGAGCCGCGCCTCGATCCGGCGCCAGTCGTAATCGTCCTGCCAATAGGCCGCTAGTTCCTGCGCATAGGCGAGTGGCACGCCCTGGTCCCAGTCGTCGACCGTCTCCTTTTCGGGCCAGCGTGCGATCGCGAGGCGCGCCTTCAGATCGTCCAGCGCCGCCTGCGGCACCGCGACCTCGAACGGACGGATATTGTCGACCTGCATGAACCCCTCCCCCTTGTCGTCTACGGCCGCGCGGGCGCCTTGCAGCCGCGTTCGAGCCCGACGCCCTTCAGGAAGCCGCGACGCACCGTGCCAGCATAGACCGCGACCGCATAGCGCCGCCGCTCGGCATTGGCACCGGTGACCTCGCCGATCAGTCCGCCGAAGGGGATGAACGAGCCCGCCACATTGCCCGCTACGCGCCCAACGGTTTTTTCGCGCTTCTTCGCCTCGCTCGCCTCGACGCGCTGGTTGATGTCGGGGCCGAGCACCGCATCGAGCTCGTTGATCTCCTGCTGGATCGCGGCGCATTTGCCGAGACCGGCGAGCGAATAGGGGGCTTCCTGGACCGCGGCCAGCTTAGGAGGAATTTCCTTGCCATCGAACGGCTCGGTCACCGAATTGGCGGTTTCCTTGATCGTCGACTGTTCGGGCGATCCCTGTTGCGCGTGGAGCGGCGTGGCCAGCGCGGCGGTGATGAACAGAAACGAAGCAGCGAAATTGCGTATCATGGTCAGCCTCCTGTTGCGGCGCCCATGGCGCCTTGCCGTGCTAACGCCCGCGGGCCATTTCGGCTCCCGTCAATCGATGGCGCGATGGCGGGAAGCATGGCACCGCAGGATCACCGCGTCGGTACGGGCGTCTCGCCCGTCCAGTCGTAGAAGCCGCGCCCGGCCTTCCTGCCGACCCAGCCGGCCTCGACATATTTGACGAGCAACGGCGCGGGGCGGAATTTGGGATCGCCGGTGCCGCTGTGCAACACGCGGATGATTTCGAGGCAGGTGTCGAGGCCGATGAAGTCGGCGAGGGTGATCGGGCCCATCGGGTGGTTGAGCCCGAGACGGCAGCCGGCATCGATGTCCTGCATCGTCGCGACGCCCTCGCCCAAGGCAAAGATCGCCTCGTTGATCAGCGGCATCAGCACGCGGTTGACGATGAAGCCGGGGGCGTCGTTGGCGTGGACGATCTCCTTGCCGAGCCCGCGGCCATAGGCCTCGACCGTCGCCAAGGTGTCGTCGCTGGTCGCAAGGCCGCGGATCAGTTCGATGAGCCCCATCACCGGCACGGGGTTGAAGAAGTGGACGCCGATGAAGCGCGCCGGGTCGGGCGCGGCCTGCGCCAAGCGGGTGATCGGGATCGAGCTGGTGTTGCTGGCGAGGATCGCGGTGCCTGAGAGATGCTGGCCGACACTGGCGAAGATCGCGCGCTTGATCTCCTCGCGCTCGGTCGCGGCCTCGATGACGAGGTCGGCGGGGGCGAAGGCGCTATGGTCGGCGACGGGGGCGATGCGGCAGAGCAGCGCGTCGGCGTCGCCCTGGCTCATCTTGTCCTTGGCGACGAGGCGGCCGAGCGCCTTGGCGATGCCCGCCTTGCCCGCTTCGGCGCGCGCAAGGTCGATGTCGGAGAGCAGGACATCATGGCCCGCGCCCGCCGAGACCTGCGCGATGCCCGCGCCCATTTGCCCTGCCCCGATGACGCCGACGATCATATGCTGCCCTTTCGATATAGCCTGCCCGTGCCCCTACGGCTTCGGGCCAAAGCGTCAAGGGGCGAGGATCAGGGGGCCGAGCGGAACTCGGTCGCCTGCGCGAGGATCAGCGCGAATTTGGGGTCGGCGTCGTCCCACGTCGCGAGCGGGGTCCAGCCGCCGGCGCGGAGCAGCAGATTCGCGTCGCGCGGGCCATATTTGTGGCTGTTCTCGCTGTGGATCGTCTCGCCCTTCGCCATATGATAGGCGCGGCCATCGACGATGAAATCCATGTCGCAGGCGGCGACGAGATGCATTTCGATGCGCGCATGGACATCGTCCCACACGGCCTTGTGCTCGAAATTCTCCACCGGGATATCGCCGCCGAGCTCGCGGTTGATCCGCGTGAGGAGGTTGAGGTTGAACGCCGCAGTGACCCCCGCCGGATCGTCATAGGCGAGCTCGAGGATGCCGGCGTCCTTGATCCGGTCGATGCCGATCAGCAGCAAAGAGCCATCGCCGAGCGTCTCGCGCCAATTGCGCAGCAGGTCGATCGCGGTGCGCGCGACCATATTGCCGATCGTCGAGCCGGGGAAGAAACCCAGCTTGGGCAAGAGGCAGATCTCGCGCGGCAGCGCGACACGCTGGGTGAAATCGGCCTCGACCGGATAGATGGCGAGCTCGGGGAAGCGCGCCGCGAGTGCGAGCGCGCTGTCGCGGAGGAAATCGCCCGAGATATCGACGGGCACATAGGCGGCGGGCTGCATCGCCCCGAGCAGCAGCGGCGTCTTGGTCGAGCTGCCCGAGCCGAGTTCGACCACCGCGCGGCCGGGGCCGATCGCCGCGGCGATGGCGGCGGCGTGGCGTTTCAAGAGGTCGGTCTCGCTGCGCGTCGGATAATATTCGGGGAGCGCGGTGATGTCCTCGAACAGCGCCGAGCCGGTCGCGTCGTAGAACCAGCGCGCGGGAACCGCCTTTTGCGCCTGGCTGAGGCCCGCATGGACATCGGCGCGGAAGGCGATGTCCACGCCGGCGGCATCGGCATCGACCTGCCGAAGATGGCGAACAACGCCCATATCAAAGATCCTTTGCGAGGCGGACGCCGGTGAATTGCCAGCGCTGGTGGGGGTAGAAGAAATTGCGGTAGGAGGCGCGTATATGGCCGCGCGGGGTCGCGACGCTGCCGCCGCGCAGCACGAACTGGCCGCTCATGAACTTGCCATTATATTCGCCGACCGCGCCGGGCGCGGCGCGGAAGCCGGGATAGGGGCGATAGGCGCTGCCGGTCCATTCCCACACGCTGCCGAACATCTGTTGCGGTTCGGTGTCGCCGGCGAGCGCGGCGGGCTGGACGGGACCCGCGGCGTCGAGCTGGGCGCCGCCGTGCGGGTCGAGCGCCGATGCTGCGGCCTCCCATTCGAACTCGGTCGGCAGGCGCGCGCCGGCCCAGCCGGCGAAGGCGTCGGCCTCAAAGAAGCTGATGTGCGTCACCGGGGCGGCGGGGTCGATCGCCTGCCAGCCCGCGAGGGTGAACTGCCGCCCCTCGTGCCAATAGGCGGGTGCGTGGACATCCTGCTCCTGCACCCAGGCCCAGCCGTCGGCGAGCCAGAGCGACGGCGTGTGATAGCCGCCGTCGGCGATGAACGCCTGCCACTCGCCGTTGGTGACCAGGCGGCTGGCGAGCGCGTGCGGGGTCAGAAGCGCCGAAAACTGCGGAAGTTCACAGTCGAATGCGAAATCCTCGCCGGCGTGGCCGATCCGCACGACGCCCTCGGCGCCCTTGATCCAGCGCATCGGTCCCGCATCGGCCGAAACCGCGGAAATCTGCGCAACTTCATTCGCGATTGCGTCTTTTTCCCACACCGCGGGGCCGAGTGGATTTTGCGCGAAAAGATGCTTCACATCGGTGAGCAGCAGTTCCTGATGCTGCTGTTCGTGATGGATACCGAGCTCGACCAGCTTCAGCGCGGCGCGCGGCAGGTCGGGGATCGCGCTCTGCACCGCGGCGTCGACATGGGCGCGCCAGACGCGCACCTCGTCGAGCGAGGGTCGCGTCAAGAGGCCACGCTGCGGGCGCGCGTGGCGCGGTCCCTCGGCCTCATAATAGCTGTTGAAGAGGAAGGGGTAGCGCGCGTCGAACAATTCATAGCCCGGCACATGGTCGCGCAGCACGAAGGTTTCGAAGAACCAGGTCGTGTGCGCGAGGTGCCATTTGGCGGGCGAGGCGTCGGGCATCGACTGCGCGCTGGCATCGGCGTCCGACAGGGTGGCGACGAGGTCGAGCGACAGACGGCGCGTCGCGGCGAAGCGGCTGGCCAGCGCCATCGCCTCATCGGTGTCGCCGGTCAGGGGCGAAGCATCTTTCTGGCTGGCCATGAGCAGATAATCCCCGGGGTCCGATTCGGTTTCGCGGTGGAGAGGAATATGGTTACGGCGCGGGGGCTTGTCCAGAACATTTAGGGAACGATGTGTTATCGTTCGACGCGATTTTATTCAGCGGCGTTTAAGGGATTCGCGCAGAGGCGCGGAGACGCGGAGAGACGCAAGAAGGCCGTTTGCCCTGAGCTTGTCGAAGGGCCGTTCTTTCTTCGCGACCCCGAAGAGAAGGACGGTGCTTCGACAAGCTCAGCACGAACGGAGTGGGGTATCCCTCCGCGTCTCCGCGTCCCCGCGTGAACATCTTTTCTCTGCGATCTCTGCGCCTCTGCGCGCATCATTCTTTTTCGCCTTGCGGCACAGCCGTCGAAACCCCTCCACCACCGCTTCGCGGCGCGCCCCCCCAAACGCTTCGCGATGGGGAGGATCTATTTCAGCGCGTCGCGCCGGGTTTCCAGAGGATGTCGCCGCCCGCCGCGGCGTTGAGGTGGCGCGTCAGGACGAAGAGATGGTCCGACAGGCGGTTGAGATAGGCGAGCGCGATCGGGTTGAGTTCGCGCTCCGCCGCGGCGGTCACCGCGGCGCGTTCGGCGCGGCGCGTCACCGCGCGCGCGATATGAAGCTGCGCCGCCGCCTCGGTCCCGCCGGGTAGGATAAAGCTCTTCAGCGGGTCGAGCCCGGCGTTCATCGCGTCGATCTCGTCCTCGAGCCGCGCGACCTGGCTGGGCACGATGCGCAGCGCCATGTCGTGCGGGCCGAAGCCGAACTGGATGTCGGGCGGCGTGGCGAGGTCGGCGCCGAGGTCGAACAATTCGTTCTGGATGCGCGCGAGCATCTTTGCAGGATCGCTGTCCACGGCGAGCGACACGACCGCGACGCCGATTGCGCTGTTCG
This window contains:
- a CDS encoding NupC/NupG family nucleoside CNT transporter, translated to MESLIGLLGIVALLAIAVLFSSNRRWIRPRVVVPAFLLQAGFAILVLGTPWGRVVIGAMSTGVSNLLSYADEGTKFLFGEVLTQPPYGKAVFAIGALPVIVFFASLISVLYYLGVMQQIIKWVGGGIQKITGVTKVESLGAAANIFVGQSESPLVIRPYLAGLTPSQLFTIMTVGMAGVAGTILGAYAGMIGEHLLPYLLAASFMSAPGGILMAKIMMPDDPKDIGIEPIVMPEASHDEEKPANIIMAAAQGAQTGVKLAVAVGAVVLAFVALVALANGLLAGIGGWFDVEGLSFQSIIGQIFRPVMWLMGVPWAESDAVGALFGSKIVLNEFVAFIDLGNMQKAGGLSPTSIAIGTFALCGFANFSSIAIQMAVTGSLAPNQRPMIAKLGLKALLAGSLSNLMSAALAGLILSVTPPLTTPEDKAPVAVPAAAPASAPATAPPATESAPAAPTDTAAPKQP
- a CDS encoding beta/gamma crystallin-related protein, yielding MKAVHRLSIAGAFAASLTGGLLAVSAAQTPEERMYRPPEATIYRDAGYRGPAVFVGEAKTNLGLAWPVNSVRIASGRWELCERTRYRGQCRTVERDTPMLGSVLRGMTVQSMRPVRGGGGGGGWNPNPPANDQSTRGQFAEFHTQPGTNGTRVLACTSGSATAACAARSADTWCRSIGWNGSAREHMETVNRREYLADVLCVRSGY
- a CDS encoding epoxide hydrolase family protein; amino-acid sequence: MQVDNIRPFEVAVPQAALDDLKARLAIARWPEKETVDDWDQGVPLAYAQELAAYWQDDYDWRRIEARLNAHPNFLATVDGLDIHFLHIRSDNVAARPLILTHGWPGSVLEFLDVIEPLSADYHLVIPSLPGYGFSGKPTEAKWSVEHIAAGWDALMAALGYDRYFAQGGDWGSAVTCAIGGNHADRCAGIHVNMIVGQPDPATMTDLTDDEKAYLARFGWYRAKDNGYSTQQATRPQTIGYALADSPVGQMCWIVEKCHGWTDCGHHPGGQSIGGHPEKALSRDAMLDTVSLYWLTNSAASSARLYWHSFAQFGFGEIHVPTGCSLFPNEIMRLSRRWAEGRYKNIVYWNELDKGGHFAAWEQPELFAREVRAAFAGMSL
- a CDS encoding 3-hydroxyacyl-CoA dehydrogenase NAD-binding domain-containing protein — translated: MIVGVIGAGQMGAGIAQVSAGAGHDVLLSDIDLARAEAGKAGIAKALGRLVAKDKMSQGDADALLCRIAPVADHSAFAPADLVIEAATEREEIKRAIFASVGQHLSGTAILASNTSSIPITRLAQAAPDPARFIGVHFFNPVPVMGLIELIRGLATSDDTLATVEAYGRGLGKEIVHANDAPGFIVNRVLMPLINEAIFALGEGVATMQDIDAGCRLGLNHPMGPITLADFIGLDTCLEIIRVLHSGTGDPKFRPAPLLVKYVEAGWVGRKAGRGFYDWTGETPVPTR
- the egtD gene encoding L-histidine N(alpha)-methyltransferase; translated protein: MGVVRHLRQVDADAAGVDIAFRADVHAGLSQAQKAVPARWFYDATGSALFEDITALPEYYPTRSETDLLKRHAAAIAAAIGPGRAVVELGSGSSTKTPLLLGAMQPAAYVPVDISGDFLRDSALALAARFPELAIYPVEADFTQRVALPREICLLPKLGFFPGSTIGNMVARTAIDLLRNWRETLGDGSLLLIGIDRIKDAGILELAYDDPAGVTAAFNLNLLTRINRELGGDIPVENFEHKAVWDDVHARIEMHLVAACDMDFIVDGRAYHMAKGETIHSENSHKYGPRDANLLLRAGGWTPLATWDDADPKFALILAQATEFRSAP
- the egtB gene encoding ergothioneine biosynthesis protein EgtB; translation: MASQKDASPLTGDTDEAMALASRFAATRRLSLDLVATLSDADASAQSMPDASPAKWHLAHTTWFFETFVLRDHVPGYELFDARYPFLFNSYYEAEGPRHARPQRGLLTRPSLDEVRVWRAHVDAAVQSAIPDLPRAALKLVELGIHHEQQHQELLLTDVKHLFAQNPLGPAVWEKDAIANEVAQISAVSADAGPMRWIKGAEGVVRIGHAGEDFAFDCELPQFSALLTPHALASRLVTNGEWQAFIADGGYHTPSLWLADGWAWVQEQDVHAPAYWHEGRQFTLAGWQAIDPAAPVTHISFFEADAFAGWAGARLPTEFEWEAAASALDPHGGAQLDAAGPVQPAALAGDTEPQQMFGSVWEWTGSAYRPYPGFRAAPGAVGEYNGKFMSGQFVLRGGSVATPRGHIRASYRNFFYPHQRWQFTGVRLAKDL
- a CDS encoding cob(I)yrinic acid a,c-diamide adenosyltransferase, whose amino-acid sequence is MVKLNKIYTRTGDDGTTGLVDGSRVAKSAPLMAAIGDVDEANSAIGVAVVSLAVDSDPAKMLARIQNELFDLGADLATPPDIQFGFGPHDMALRIVPSQVARLEDEIDAMNAGLDPLKSFILPGGTEAAAQLHIARAVTRRAERAAVTAAAERELNPIALAYLNRLSDHLFVLTRHLNAAAGGDILWKPGATR